The following proteins are encoded in a genomic region of Takifugu rubripes chromosome 9, fTakRub1.2, whole genome shotgun sequence:
- the LOC101064477 gene encoding coiled-coil domain-containing protein 113-like isoform X1, with translation MEAQASSSARRDEKKRKIDLHNQVEELKCFNEALLAENEMFERFISRSKEQNQLSSLAPQKDGRGHKKNLGIHSNLSGRRHQLTLEEKLHVSREEIAEAQKDLENLRETNEGTCDAYKASLKEAGLHLEEIRKAKNEFEHKMQERMNDKRLEMKEPEKCLQYLEDKAKAAQVEILRLKNGALKVIENKLKHNFHQKREKGKTSYEEIFQDWGEHKSEKSLDELRANSLEVQRVLTVHKEKLHNSTSEHKELCKEIRKKKEMLRKLERELQQAGEGRFKAENLNQRLRHQMANYVVPGVSEYLQARVKCKRLQQDIHTWERKVRIAQMTAKTSAKAATPACGDVGGPRTAGHQIPVKLPPLPEHRWKGRKLQMLDVIV, from the exons ATGGAGGCTCAGGCGTCTTCCTCGGCCCGAAGAGACGAGAAAAAACGAAAAATTGACCTCCACAACCAAGTAGAGGAGCTGAA GTGTTTTAATGAAGCACTCTTGGCAGAGAATGAGATGTTTGAGCGGTTCATCAGCCGCAGTAAAGAACAGAACCAGCTGTCCAGTTTAGCCCCCCAAAAGGATGGAAGG GGTCATAAAAAGAATTTGGGGATCCACTCCAACCTCTCAGGCCGCCGTCATCAGCTGACCCTTGAAGAAAAGCTTCATGTATCGCGGGAGGAAATAGCAGAGGCACAAAAAGATCTGGAGAACCTCAGAGAGACGAATGAGGGGACCTGCGACGCCTACAAG GCCTCCCTGAAGGAAGCAGGATTGCACCTTGAAGAGATCCGGAAAGCTAAGAACGAGTTTGAACACAAAATGCAGGAACGTATGAATGACAAGCGGTTAGAAATGAAGGAGCCTGAGAAGTGTCTCCAGTACCTTGAGGACAAGGCAAAG GCTGCTCAAGTCGAAATATTGAGGTTGAAGAACGGTGCACTGAAGGTCATCGAGAACAAGCTCAAGCACAATTTTCACCAGAAAAGAGAGAAGGGGAAAACCAGCTATGAG GAAATTTTCCAGGATTGGGGTGAGCACAAGAGTGAAAAATCCCTGGATGAACTTCGAGCCAACAGTCTGGAAGTGCAGCGTGTCCTCACAGTACACAAG GAGAAACTGCATAATTCGACATCTGAGCACAAGGAGCTGTGCAAAGAGAtaaggaaaaagaaggaaatgctTCGGAAACTGGAGAGAGAGCTCCAACAGGCAGGAGAG GGACGTTTCAAGGCAGAAAATCTGAACCAACGCTTGCGCCACCAGATGGCAAATTATGTGGTCCCAGGCGTCAGCGAGTACTTACAGGCCAGGGTCAAGTgcaagaggctgcagcaggatatTCACACCTGGGAGAGGAAGGTCCGGATTGCTCAG ATGACCGCGAAGACCAGCGCTAAAGCAGCTACTCCTGCATGCGGAGACGTGGGAGGGCCCAGAACTGCAGGACACCAAATTCCAGTAAAGCTGCCACCGTTACCAGAACACAGATGGAAAGGAAGGAAGCTTCAAATGTTGGATGTTATTGTGTGA
- the LOC101064477 gene encoding coiled-coil domain-containing protein 113-like isoform X2, which produces MEAQASSSARRDEKKRKIDLHNQVEELKCFNEALLAENEMFERFISRSKEQNQLSSLAPQKDGRGHKKNLGIHSNLSGRRHQLTLEEKLHVSREEIAEAQKDLENLRETNEGTCDAYKASLKEAGLHLEEIRKAKNEFEHKMQERMNDKRLEMKEPEKCLQYLEDKAKAAQVEILRLKNGALKVIENKLKHNFHQKREKGKTSYEEIFQDWGEHKSEKSLDELRANSLEVQRVLTVHKGRFKAENLNQRLRHQMANYVVPGVSEYLQARVKCKRLQQDIHTWERKVRIAQMTAKTSAKAATPACGDVGGPRTAGHQIPVKLPPLPEHRWKGRKLQMLDVIV; this is translated from the exons ATGGAGGCTCAGGCGTCTTCCTCGGCCCGAAGAGACGAGAAAAAACGAAAAATTGACCTCCACAACCAAGTAGAGGAGCTGAA GTGTTTTAATGAAGCACTCTTGGCAGAGAATGAGATGTTTGAGCGGTTCATCAGCCGCAGTAAAGAACAGAACCAGCTGTCCAGTTTAGCCCCCCAAAAGGATGGAAGG GGTCATAAAAAGAATTTGGGGATCCACTCCAACCTCTCAGGCCGCCGTCATCAGCTGACCCTTGAAGAAAAGCTTCATGTATCGCGGGAGGAAATAGCAGAGGCACAAAAAGATCTGGAGAACCTCAGAGAGACGAATGAGGGGACCTGCGACGCCTACAAG GCCTCCCTGAAGGAAGCAGGATTGCACCTTGAAGAGATCCGGAAAGCTAAGAACGAGTTTGAACACAAAATGCAGGAACGTATGAATGACAAGCGGTTAGAAATGAAGGAGCCTGAGAAGTGTCTCCAGTACCTTGAGGACAAGGCAAAG GCTGCTCAAGTCGAAATATTGAGGTTGAAGAACGGTGCACTGAAGGTCATCGAGAACAAGCTCAAGCACAATTTTCACCAGAAAAGAGAGAAGGGGAAAACCAGCTATGAG GAAATTTTCCAGGATTGGGGTGAGCACAAGAGTGAAAAATCCCTGGATGAACTTCGAGCCAACAGTCTGGAAGTGCAGCGTGTCCTCACAGTACACAAG GGACGTTTCAAGGCAGAAAATCTGAACCAACGCTTGCGCCACCAGATGGCAAATTATGTGGTCCCAGGCGTCAGCGAGTACTTACAGGCCAGGGTCAAGTgcaagaggctgcagcaggatatTCACACCTGGGAGAGGAAGGTCCGGATTGCTCAG ATGACCGCGAAGACCAGCGCTAAAGCAGCTACTCCTGCATGCGGAGACGTGGGAGGGCCCAGAACTGCAGGACACCAAATTCCAGTAAAGCTGCCACCGTTACCAGAACACAGATGGAAAGGAAGGAAGCTTCAAATGTTGGATGTTATTGTGTGA